The Siniperca chuatsi isolate FFG_IHB_CAS linkage group LG2, ASM2008510v1, whole genome shotgun sequence genome window below encodes:
- the oxtra gene encoding oxytocin receptor encodes MESISNESDFWQFNESWRNSSHVNATGWLNQTNPLKRNEEVAKVEVTVLALVLFLALAGNLCVLLAIRTTKHSQSRMYYFMKHLSITDLVVAIFQVLPQLIWDITFRFYGPDILCRLVKYLQVVGMFASTYMLVLMSVDRCLAICQPLRSLHRRKDRFYVIFSWVLSLLFSIPQMFIFSLREVGSTGSGVYDCWGDFVKPWGAKAYITWISLTIYIIPVAILSICYGLISFKIWQNFKLKTRREQCISLTPKTSKGNTLTRVSSVKLISKAKITTVKMTFVIVVAYIVCWTPFFSVQMWSAWDPAAPREAMPFIISMLLASLNSCCNPWIYMCFAGHLFQDLRQNFLCCSTRYLKSSQCRCERDFDSSHKSNSSTFVIKSTSSQRSITQTSTT; translated from the exons ATGGAAAGTATTTCAAATGAAAGTGACTTTTGGCAATTCAACGAATCCTGGCGAAACTCAAGTCACGTTAACGCGACCGGTTGGTTGAATCAGACGAACCCTCTGAAGCGGAATGAAGAGGTGGCGAAGGTGGAGGTGACTGTGCTCGCCCTGGTGCTGTTTCTGGCGCTGGCGGGGAACCTGTGCGTCTTGCTGGCCATCCGCACAACCAAGCACAGCCAGTCCCGTATGTATTACTTCATGAAGCACCTGAGCATCACCGATCTAGTTGTGGCAATATTTCAAGTTCTCCCTCAACTTATCTGGGACATTACATTCCGGTTCTATGGACCGGACATTTTGTGCAGGTTGGTGAAATACCTACAGGTCGTTGGGATGTTCGCCTCCACTTACATGTTAGTTTTGATGTCCGTAGACAGGTGTTTGGCAATTTGTCAGCCTCTTCGTTCTTTGCACAGGCGAAAAGACCGCTTCTATGTCATATTTTCCTGGGTCTTGAGCCTGCTCTTCAGTATCCCgcagatgttcattttttcCTTGAGAGAGGTTGGCTCGACCGGATCAGGAGTGTATGACTGCTGGGGCGACTTCGTGAAGCCCTGGGGAGCCAAAGCTTATATCACATGGATCAGTCTCACCATATATATCATTCCAGTAGCAATACTGAGCATTTGCTATGGGCTGATAAGCTTCAAAATATGGCaaaactttaaactgaaaactaGGCGGGAGCAGTGTATAAGCCTGACGCCCAAAACCTCCAAAGGGAACACACTGACCCGTGTGAGCAGCGTAAAGCTCATCTCCAAGGCGAAGATAACCACAGTGAAAATGACTTTTGTGATCGTCGTGGCTTATATCGTCTGTTGGACCCCCTTTTTCTCTGTCCAGATGTGGTCTGCGTGGGATCCAGCAGCGCCCCGTGAGG CTATGCCCTTCATCATCTCCATGCTGCTGGCCAGCCTCAACAGCTGCTGTAACCCCTGGATCTACATGTGCTTTGCCGGGCATCTGTTCCAGGATCTTAGGCAGAACTTTCTGTGCTGTTCCACTCGATACCTCAAGTCATCCCAGTGCCGCTGTGAGCGTGACTTTGATTCCAGTCACAAGAGCAACTCCTCAACCTTTGTCATTAAGAGCACTAGCAGTCAAAGGAGCATCACACAGACTTCCACCACATAA